Within the Acidipropionibacterium acidipropionici genome, the region GCGATTGGCAGCGCGGCGGCCAGGTCGGCCGCCGACATGCCCCGGTCGAAGCTGGCGCGCGACGTCAGCACGGAGCCGAAGACCGCGCTCCAGAAGATCCGCACCGATCGGTCGACTCCCAGCCCGGCCTTCCAGCCCCGATCCCGCAGAACGGTCCTCAGGTAGCCCGAGGACTGGCGGAACAGGACGGTGAGGCCGGCATCCACCGCCGGCTGGACCGATGGGTTCGCCCGGGCGACCGCCATCGCGCCCACCACCACCGACAGGGAGGTCATCGACATCGCCGTCGACGCCAGGGTCCGCCCGAGATTCCCAGGGGTCGCGGCGCCGTGCCCGGCCTCCCGCAACCGCTCGGACTGGCGCAGCAGCAGACCGAAGGCCGAGCCGACGTAGAGGGCGTC harbors:
- a CDS encoding TetR/AcrR family transcriptional regulator C-terminal domain-containing protein; the encoded protein is MPKRPTSRPRSRGASPRGDDARLRIRDAAMALFEERSFGDVTVKEIAAAARVFPNQITHHFGSKDALYVGSAFGLLLRQSERLREAGHGAATPGNLGRTLASTAMSMTSLSVVVGAMAVARANPSVQPAVDAGLTVLFRQSSGYLRTVLRDRGWKAGLGVDRSVRIFWSAVFGSVLTSRASFDRGMSAADLAAALPIADT